In the Streptomyces sp. SJL17-4 genome, CCGGTCGACGAGGGTCCGGCCGTCGCCGCCGGTGGGCAGGAACCAGTGCAGATGGACGGTCACGAGGAGGCCCTTCCGTAGCTGCGCGCCGGGGTGGTGGACGGCGGCAGGTCCTTGTTGAAGCGGGTGTCGACGTAGTCGGCGAAGCGGAACGTGCGGGGGATGAGCCCGAGGGCCGCGAAGGTGTCGGCGATCTTCTGCTCGGAGGCGATGGCCGCGTCGTCGAGGGCGACCGGGATACGGGTGCCGTTGCTGCGCCTCACGGCGGCGAGCGCCACGTCGTACGGCAGCCCGGTCTCCTTCGCCCAGACCTTCGCCCAGGCCTCGGGGTGGTCGAACACCCAGTCCTGCGCGCGCCGGAGCCGCTCGACGAAGTCACCGATGGCCTTGGCCTTCGCGGGGTCGGCGAGCGCCGACGGGGCGGCGACCTGGAAGCCGAGGCCGTTGACGAGCCCGCGCCCGTCGGCGAGGACCCGGCCCTTGCCGCTCAGCAGGACCTGCGAGGTGTACGGGTCCCAGGCCGCCCAGGCGTCCACCTTCCCGCTGGTGAACGCGGCCAGGGCGTCGGCCGGCTGCAGCAGCGTCACCCGGACGTCGCTCAGCTTCAGACGGGCCTTTCCGAGCGAGGAGATCAGCTGGAAGTGGGCGGAGCTTCCCTGGGCGACGGCGACCTGCCGTCCCTTCAGGTCCGCCACGGAGCGCAGGGACGAGTCCTTCGCGACGAGGATCGCCTCGCCCGCGGAGTCGCCGTGCGTCGCGGAGATCACGGTGATCTTCGAGTCGGCGCCCGCGGCGAAGACGGGCGGGGTGTTGCCGACGGAGCCGATGTCGACGGCCTTGGCGTTCACCGCTTCGAGGAGGGGTGGTCCCGAGGTGAACGTCGACCACGTGATCCGGTAGGGGAGGTCGTCCAGCTCACCGGCGGCCCGCAGCAGGGCCTCGGCGCCGCCCTTCTGGTCGCCGACGTTCAGGACGAGCGAGCCCTTTCCGTCGGAGTTCGATGAGGAGCCGGCCGCGGAGGCGCCGGTGCAGGCGGAGGCGAGGAGCGCGAGCGGCACCAGCAGGGCCGCGGTGGACAGGCGGAAGGACTTCACGGGTGGCTCTCCTTGAGAGGGGGAAGGGGCACGGGTCAGGCCGCCTGTTCGGCGAACTCGGCTTCGCTGACTCCGAGTTCGGCGAGGAGGCGGGTGCGGAGCGCGGCCAGCGCGGGATCGCCGGGGGAGCGGGGCCGGTCCAGATCCACGGCGGTGTCGTACGCGATGACGCCGTCCCGCATCACCAGGGCGCGGTCCGCGAGTTGCAGTGCCTCGTCCACGTCGTGGGTGACCAGCAGGACGGTGCAGCCGCGCCGCCGCCACAGCTCGGCCACGAGCCGCTGGGCCTTGATCCGGGTCAGCGCGTCGAGCGCGCCGAACGGTTCGTCGAGAAGGAGCAGATCCGGGTCCCGTACCAAGGCGCGGGCGAGGGAGGCCCGTTGGGCCTCGCCGCCGGAGAGTGTCTTCGGCCAGGCTCCCGCACGGTGCCCGAGCCCGACCTCCGCCAGGGCCTTCTCCGCCACCGCGCGGCCCGGCTTCCCCGGCAGTCCGAGGAGCACATTGCGCCAGACGCGCTTCCACGGCATGAGTCGCGGCGCCTGGAAGGCGACGGCACGACGGCGCGGGACGAGGACGGTGCCGGAGATCTCCCGGTCGAGCCCGGCGAGGACCCGCAGGAGCGTGGACTTGCCGCAGCCGCTGTGGCCGAGGAGTGCGGTGAACTGTCCGGCGCGCAGGGTGAGATCGAGCCCGTCGACGACCGGTCGCCCGTCGAAGGAACGGGTGAGGCCCTGGACGGTCACTGCCCGGTGAAGGTCGGTCGCCATTGCAGCAGCAGCCTTTCGAGAGTACGGACGACGGCGTCGGCGAGGAGGCCGAGGAAGGCGTAGACGACCAGGCAGACGACGATCACGTCCGTGCGGAAGAACTCCCGCGCCTGGTTCATGAGGAAGCCGATGCCGGCGTCGGCGTTGATGGACTCGCCGAAGACCAGCGCCAGCCAGGCCGTGGCGAGCGAGTACCGAAGGCCGGTCATGGCCCCGGGCAACGCGCCCGGCAGCACGACGTGCCGGACCAGACCCCAGCGACCGAGCCCCAAGGACTGGCCCGCTTCGACGAGTTGGGCGTCGACGCCGCGGATTCCGGCGTACACGTTCAGATAGAGGTGGAAGGCGACGCCGAGCGCGATGAGCGCCACCTTGGGCGCCTCCCCGATGCCCAGCCAGATGATGAGGAGCGGGATCAGGCCGACCCAGGGCACGGTCCGCAGCATCTGGACGGGGGCGTCGACGAGGTCCTCGCCGAGCCGGGAGAGCCCGGAGAGCAGCGCCAGCGCGATGCCGACGATCCCGCCGATCAACAGTCCGGCGGCGACGCGGCGCAGGGAGACGCCCATCGCGGCGGGGAGGGTTCCGTCGCCGATCAGCCCACCGCCGGCGCGGGCGATGGTCCCCGGCGAGGCGAGCGCTTCGGCCGGGAGGACCCCCGTCGAGCTGAGGGTCTGCCACAGGGCGAGCAGGAGTACGGGCCCCACGGTGCGGCGCAACCAGCGGGGAACGGCGGGGCCGCGACCGGGGCTGCGAGCGGGGGTGAGGGGCTCGACATCCGGCAAAGGCGATATGTCGGGCGGGGAATGAGGTGGGGCATGGCCGACCGTCAAGGCGGGACTCCGGGGGAGGGAGGCGAGGAGAGGGCGTGTGGGTGCGCGTCAGCGACCGCGGGCGGCGCGGCGCGAGCGCGGGCACACGGCGGTCAGAGCGTCAGTGGGGGTACGGGTGCGGCGCGCGGCGTCGGAGGGACGGCGGCGCGTCGGAGACGTGAAAGGGCGTCAGCAGCCGCGGCGACACGCGGCGGAGGCCACCCGCAGCAGGTCGATGTGACCGCGCGTGGTGAGCAGGGCTGTACGCAACATGGCGCGAAGGTAGCGACGCTCGCGCCCCGGGTCAACGGTGTCTCGGAGCGTGGACGCGCTTGCGGGGCCGGGGCCTGTCTTTTGGATCACGCCGGGCTCGGGGTGGAATGAGGCGGGCGCATCAGCTTGGCCTGAATACATCTTGTGCCCGCGACTCGGGATCCCCTTTCGTCGATCACTAAGGTTAGGCTAACCTCTGCGGCGTGCAAGCAGCTGAACAGGCCGACGCGACTCCCCGTCCCCGCGGTCATGAACTCTCGGCCACAGGTGTCACCGTGGCGTACGAAGGCGTCGATGTCGTCCACGACGCCGCCATGACGCTGCGCCCCGGCGAAGTGACCGTCCTCGTCGGGCCCAACGGCAGCGGCAAGTCGACGCTGCTCCGCACCCTCGCACGGCTCCAGCAGCCGCGCACCGCCACGCTCCTGCTCGACGGGACCACCGACGGCCTCGCGCTGAGCCCCCGTGAGTTCTCGCGTCAGGTCGCCCTGCTCACCCAGGGACGCCCCACCCCCAGCGGGCTGACCGTCCGGGACGTGGTCGAATTCGGCCGCTACCCCTACCGGGGACGCTGGGGCAAGGCCGACCCGGACGGCAGTGCCGCGGTGGACCGCGCGCTCGCCATGACGGGCGTCACCGAACTCGCCGGACGCGGCGCCGAGAACCTCTCCGGCGGCCAGCTCCAGCGCGTCTGGCTGGCCGGCTGCCTCGCCCAGCAGACGGGCGTGCTGCTGCTCGACGAGCCCACCACCTACCTCGACCTGCGCTACCAGGTCGAACTCCTCGACCTCATGCGTGACCTGGCGGACGACCACGGCATCGCCGTCGGTGCCGTCCTCCACGACCTCGACCAGGCGGCGGCCGTCGCCGACCGGATCTTCCTGCTCGACGCGGGCCGGGTCGTCGCCGAGGGCAGCCCCTCGGACGTCCTGACTCCGGAGCGGCTGACCGACACGTACGGCATCCGCATCGAGGTCGACACCGACCCCCTCACCGGCCGGCTGCGCACCCGTGCGATAGGCCGGCACCACTCGCGAAGCGAAAGGCTCAGCACCACCTCATGAGACGCCTCCTCCTCACCACGGCGGTCGCCACCACCGCGGCCCTCACCCTCACCGCCTGCGGCACCACCGAGCCCGCCGCCGACGACGCGAAGAAGACCACCGAGCGCATCACCCTCACCGATGCCACGGGCACCAAGGTGGAGCTCGACGGCCCCGCCAAGAAGGTCGTCGGGACCGAGTGGAACGTCGTCGAGCACCTGATCGAGCTCGGCGTCGACCCGGTGGGCGTCTCCGACGTCAAGGGCTACAAGACCTGGGACACCGCCGTCCCGCTGAAGAACGAGCCCAAGGACATCGGCACGCGCGGCGAGCCGAGCATGGAGACCGTCGCGGCGCTCAAGCCCGACCTCATCCTCGCGACCTCCGACCTGCCGCCGGCCGCCGTCAAGCAGCTGCGCAAGATCGCCCCGGTCCTCGAGGTGAAGGCCGCCGACGCCGCCGACCCGATCGGCCGGATGACCGAGAACCTCGACCTGATCGCCAAGGCCACCGGTACCACGGACAAGGCCACCGAGCTCAAGAAGCAGTTCGAGGCGAAGCTCGACGAGGGCAAGAAGGCCCTGGCCGACGCGAAGCTCGCCGGTGCGAAGTACGCCTTCGCCGACGGGTACGTCGTCTCCAACCAGGTCTCGATCCGCCCCTACACCAGCGGCTCGCTCATCGGCGCCGTCAACGAGGAGCTCGGCCTGAAGAACGCCTGGACGGTGAAGGGCGACCCGGCCTACGGCCTCGGCGCCACCGACGTCGAGGGCCTCACCAAGATCGGTGACGTGCAGTTCGCCTACATCGGCAACGACGGCGACGCCTCCAGCAACCCGTTCGCGGGCGTCCTCGCCAAGGACAAGGTGTGGACCTCGCTGCCGTTCGTCAAGAAGGGCAACGTCCACCGTCTGCCCGACGGCGTCTGGATGTTCGGCGGTCCCGGGTCGATGAGCGCGTACGTCGACTCCCTCGTCGCCGCCCTGACGAAGTAACACCATGGCCGTCACCGCAACCACCCCCGCCACCCGTCCGCCGACGGCCACGTCCCGGACGGGCGCGGCCCGGGTGACGGCCGCCCTCGTCCTTCTCGTCGTCGCACTCGCGGTCGTGGACATCACCCAGGGCACGGCCGCGGTCGGCGCCCCTGAGGTGTGGAAGGCGCTCACCGGCCGGGCCGACCAGGCCGACGCGTCCGTCCTCATCGCCTCCCGGCTGCCCCGGGTGGCCGCCGGGCTGCTCGTCGGCGCCGTCCTCGGCATGGCGGGCGCCGCCCTCCAGGCCGTCAGCCGGAACGTCCTCGCCTCGCCCGACACCCTCGCGGTCAACGCGGGCTCCTACTTCGCCCTCGGTCTGGCCACGGTCACGGGTGTCTCGCTGCCCCTGCTCGCCTCCTCCGGCATCGCGTTCGCCGGCGGGCTCGCCGCGGCGGCCGTCGTCCTCGGCCTGTCCGGCCTCGGCGCCGGCACCGTCCGGCTCGTCCTCGCGGGCAGCGCCCTCACCCTCGGCCTCACCGCCCTCACCGAAGGCCTGCTCCTGCTGTTCCCCCAGCAGACCGACGGCCTCTACCACTGGAACCAGGGCAGCATCGCCCAGAACGGCTTCGACGGCGTCCTCCAGATGCTGCCGATCGCCGTCGTCGGACTCGTCGGACTGCTCCTCCTCGCCCGCCGGATCGACGCCCTGGCCCTCGGCGACGACGCCGCCCGCGGTCTCGGCGTGCCCGTCCGCGCCACCCGGCTCACCGCCGTCGTACTCGCCGCCCTGCTCTCCACGGCGGCGGTCACCCTCGCCGGACCCATCGGCTTCGTCGGCCTGTGCGCGCCCGCGCTCGTCCGGCCGCTCGCCCGACGGTTCCGTGCCCTCACGCGCACGCGGGGCAACCTGCCCGTCGCGGGCCTCACCGGCGCGGCCCTGGTGCTCGGCTCCGACGTGCTCCTGCGCGCCCTCGTGCCCTCGGACGTGGCGGTCGGCGTGCCGACGGGCATCGTCACCAGCCTCGTCGGCGCCGTCTTCCTCGTCGTCATGGCCTGCCGGACCCGCGACACGGCCGCGGCCGCCGCGCCCGACCGGCTGCACATCAGGAGCCGGGCCGTCTTCCTCACCACCACCGCCGTCCTGGTGGTCGTCCTCGTCGGCGTGGTCATCGCGGCCGTGCTCCTCGGCGACGCCCGGCTGTTGCTCGGCGACGTGGTGAACTGGCTGCAGGGGCGGGCGGGCCGGACCACCGCGTTCGTCCTCGACACGCGCGTGCCCCGCGTCCTCGCCGCGCTGTTCGCCGGCGCCGCCCTCGCCCTGGCCGGCACCCTCGTCCAGGCCGTGACCCGCAACCCGCTCGCCGAACCGAGCATCCTGGGCGTCTCCGGCGGAGCCGCGCTCGGCGCGGTCCTCCTGGTCACCACGGTGCCGATGGTGGGATCGTGGGGCGTGGCGGGCGGTGCCTTCGCGGGCGCCGCCGTCAGCTCCGTCCTCGTCTTCGGCCTCGCCGCGCGGGGCGGGTACCAGCAGAACCGGCTCGTCCTCGTCGGCTTCGGTGTCGCGACCGGGGCGGCGGCCCTGATCAGCCTCCTCATCATCATCACCGACCCGTTCAACGCGATCAAGGCGCTGACCTGGCTCTCGGGCTCCACGTACGGGCGGACCCTGCCCGACATCGTCCCCCTCGCGGCGGTCCTCGCCGTGGGCGTGGTCGTCGCGGCCGCCCGGCGCACCGAACTCGACCTGGTCTCGCTCGACGAGGACACCCCGCGACTCCTCGGCCTGAACCTGGGCCGCGGCCGCCTCGGTTTCCTCGTCCTCGCCGTCCTGCTCGCCGCCGCTGCCGTCGCCGCCGCCGGCACCATCGGATTCGTGGGCCTCGTCGCACCCCACGCGGCCCGCGCCCTGGTCGGCCGTCAGCACGCGCGCGTGGTGCCGGTCGCCGTCCTCCTCGGCGCCGTCCTCGTCTGCGCCGCCGACCTGGTGGGCCGTACGGTCATCGCCCCGGCCCAGCTCGGCGCGGGCATGATGACGGCGGTCATCGGCACGCCGTACTTCCTCTACCTGCTGGTACGAAGCCGACGCGGATAGCGGGTGCCAGGAGTGCCACGAGGCCCCGCCGGAGGGCGGACGACCTAAGCTGCCCTCCGGCACAGGCCTCGACCCAGGAGCACGCACCATGACCGACCGCGACCGGAAGCATCCGTACCCCGACGCCCTCCGGCCGGACGCGGCACCGGCCCCGCACGAGCTGCTCGCCCCGGTGACCGGACTGCTCGGCACCTGGACCGGCACCGGCCGGGGCGAGTACCCGACGCTCGCCGAGGACTTCACGTACGCGCAGGAGGTCACCTTCAGCCACGACGGCCGCCCCTTCCTCCACTACGAGGCGCGCGCCTGGCTGATCGACGCGGACGGCACCCCGCTGCGACCCGCGGCACGCGAGAGCGGCTGGTGGCGCCTCAAGCCCGAGGGCACGATCGAGGCGCTGATCACCCAGCCCACCGGCATCGCGGAGATCCTGGTCGGCCGCGCGGAGGACGGCACGATCGACTTCACCACCCACACCGTCGCCCTCGCCCCCACCGCCAAGCACGTCGAGGCAACCCGCCGCCGCTACACCCTGACGGACGCGGACACCCTGGACTTCGTCCACGACCTGGCGGCGGTGGGGCAGCGGCTCCAGCACCACCTTTCGGCACGGCTCCGGCGCGAGGACGGGAAGTAGCACCATGCGGAAGCAGATCGACGACGACCCCTACGTGTGGGACGACCCCTACCTGTGGCTGGAAGACATCTCCGGCGAGGCCGCCCTCGCCTGGGTGGCCGAGCGGAACGCGGAGACCGCGGGAGCGGTGACCGGGGGCGACGAGTTCGGGGCGCTGAAGGCGCGGCTGCGCGAGGTGCTCGACGCCTCCGACCGGATTCCGTACACCGTGCGGCGCGGTGAGCACCTCTACAACTTCTGGCGGGACGCGAAGCACCTGCGCGGGGTGTGGCGCCGGACGACCCTGGAGCAGTACCGCGAGGACACCCCCGAGTGGGAGGTGCTCCTCGACATCGACGCGCTGGCCGCCGCAGAGGACGAGAAGTGGGTCTGGGACGGGGCACGTGTACGGCGGCCGGAGTACGACCGGGCCCTGGTACGGCTCTCGCGGGACGGTGGGGACGCCGTCGTCGTGCGCGAATTCGACCTCGGCACACGGGAGTTCGTCGACGACGGATTCCGGCTGCCCGAGGCCAAGACGCGGATCGGATGGGCCGGCGACGACACCGTCCTCGTCGGCACTGATCTCGGACCGGACTCGCTCACCGACTCCGGCTACCCGCGTACCGTCCGCAGATGGCGGCGCGGCACACCCGTCGAGGACGCGCCACTCGTCTACGAGGCCGACCGGGCGGACGTGGCCGCCTGGGGCTACCGGGACCCGACACCCGGGTTCGAGCGGGAGTTCGTCGGCCGCTCCCTGGACTTCTTCCGCAGCGAGACGTACCTCCTGCGCCCCGACGGCACCCGCGCACGGATCGAGGTGCCCGACGACGCGAGCGCCTACGCCCATCGGCAGTACCTGATCGTCACCCTCAAGTCCACCTGGCTCGGGCAGCCGACGGGCTCGCTGCTCGCCTTCGACTTCGACGCCTTCCTGGCGGGCGATCGCACCCATGAGGTGCTGTTCACCCCCGACGCGCGGACCGCGCTCGCCGGGCACACCTGGACCCGCAACCACCTCCTCCTGGAGACGATGAGGGACGTCAGCACCCACATCGAGGTACTCACCCCCGCCTCCGACGGCGGCGGCTGGACGCGCGAGCCGCTCGTCGGCGTCCCGGCCCTGTCCGCCGTCAGCATCGTCGACACCGACCCCGACGTGTCCGACGAGTACTTCCTCGACGTTTCGGGGTTCCTCCAGCCCTCCACCCTCCACCACGGGCGGATCGGCGCCGGCTCGGAGGCCCTCAAGCAGGCCCCGCACCACTTCGACCCCGCCGGCCTCACCGTCGACCAGCACTTCGCGACCTCCCGGGACGGCACGCGCGTCCCGTACTTCGTCGTCGGCCCGGACCGCGCCACCGCGCCCGGCCCCGGGCCCACCCTCCTCTACGGCTACGGAGGCTTCGAGGTCTCCCTCACCCCGTTCTACGGCGGGGTGACGGGCCGGGCCTGGCTGGAACGCGGCGGCACCTACGTCATCGCGAACATCCGCGGCGGCGGCGAGTACGGCCCCGACTGGCACCAGGCCGCGCTCGGCGCCGAACGCCCCCGGGCCTTCGAGGACTTCGCGGCCGTCGCCGAGGACCTCGTCGCGCGGGGCATCACCACGCCCGCCATGCTCGGCGCCAAGGGCGGCAGCAACGGCGGGCTCCTCATGGGCGCCATGCTCACCCGCCACCCCGAGCTCTTCGGCGCGATCGTCGCCCAGGTGCCGCTGCTCGACATGACCCGCTTCCACAAGCTCCTCGCGGGCGCGTCCTGGATCGCCGAGTACGGCGACCCCGACGACGAGGCCGACCGCCCCCATCTGCTCGAACTCTCCCCGTACCACCGGCTCGCGGCGGACCGGGACTACCCGCCGGTCCTCCTGATGACCTCGACCCGCGACGACCGCGTCCACCCCGGGCACGCCCGGAAGACGGCCGCCCGGCTGCGGGAACTCGGCCACCGGGTCCTCTTCCACGAGAACACCGGCGGTGGGCACGCGGGCGCGGGCGACAACGAACAGGCCGCCCACAACAGCGCGCTCGTGCACACGTACCTGTGGCAGCAGCTCACGGGAGCGGGAGCGGAAGCGGAACCGGGAGCAGGCGGGGGAGCGGGAGCGGAGGTGCCGGCCATCCCCGGACCGCTCACAGCCACCCCGACCGCTGCGCCTGCAGCGCCATCTGGAACCGGCTCGTAGCCCCGAGCCGGGCCATCAGGACCTGCACCCGGCGGAAGAGCGTACGACGGCTGACGCCGATCTCCCGGGCGATCACCTCGTCGCTCGCCCCCGCCGCGAGCAGCCGGAGCAGACGCCGGTCGGCGGGCAGCAGCCCCGCCGGCCGGGCCGAGCGGCCGTGGAACGGCAGCGCGTTCTGCCAGGCCTGCTCGAACAGCGCCACGAGCGCGGAGAGCAGGCCGCACGGCTGCACGACCAGCATCGTGTTGTACACGTCCGTCTCCTTGATCGACAGGGCGACCAGGGCGTACGCGTCATCGATGATCACGAGCTTGACCGGCACCGACGGAAGGACCCGCGCCTGCTCGCCGGCCTCGATGCACGGCTCGATCGAGTTCTCCAACTGCCCGGGGTGCTCAAGGGACTCCCGC is a window encoding:
- a CDS encoding FABP family protein → MTDRDRKHPYPDALRPDAAPAPHELLAPVTGLLGTWTGTGRGEYPTLAEDFTYAQEVTFSHDGRPFLHYEARAWLIDADGTPLRPAARESGWWRLKPEGTIEALITQPTGIAEILVGRAEDGTIDFTTHTVALAPTAKHVEATRRRYTLTDADTLDFVHDLAAVGQRLQHHLSARLRREDGK
- a CDS encoding iron-siderophore ABC transporter substrate-binding protein — protein: MRRLLLTTAVATTAALTLTACGTTEPAADDAKKTTERITLTDATGTKVELDGPAKKVVGTEWNVVEHLIELGVDPVGVSDVKGYKTWDTAVPLKNEPKDIGTRGEPSMETVAALKPDLILATSDLPPAAVKQLRKIAPVLEVKAADAADPIGRMTENLDLIAKATGTTDKATELKKQFEAKLDEGKKALADAKLAGAKYAFADGYVVSNQVSIRPYTSGSLIGAVNEELGLKNAWTVKGDPAYGLGATDVEGLTKIGDVQFAYIGNDGDASSNPFAGVLAKDKVWTSLPFVKKGNVHRLPDGVWMFGGPGSMSAYVDSLVAALTK
- a CDS encoding ABC transporter permease; translated protein: MTVGHAPPHSPPDISPLPDVEPLTPARSPGRGPAVPRWLRRTVGPVLLLALWQTLSSTGVLPAEALASPGTIARAGGGLIGDGTLPAAMGVSLRRVAAGLLIGGIVGIALALLSGLSRLGEDLVDAPVQMLRTVPWVGLIPLLIIWLGIGEAPKVALIALGVAFHLYLNVYAGIRGVDAQLVEAGQSLGLGRWGLVRHVVLPGALPGAMTGLRYSLATAWLALVFGESINADAGIGFLMNQAREFFRTDVIVVCLVVYAFLGLLADAVVRTLERLLLQWRPTFTGQ
- a CDS encoding prolyl oligopeptidase family serine peptidase: MRKQIDDDPYVWDDPYLWLEDISGEAALAWVAERNAETAGAVTGGDEFGALKARLREVLDASDRIPYTVRRGEHLYNFWRDAKHLRGVWRRTTLEQYREDTPEWEVLLDIDALAAAEDEKWVWDGARVRRPEYDRALVRLSRDGGDAVVVREFDLGTREFVDDGFRLPEAKTRIGWAGDDTVLVGTDLGPDSLTDSGYPRTVRRWRRGTPVEDAPLVYEADRADVAAWGYRDPTPGFEREFVGRSLDFFRSETYLLRPDGTRARIEVPDDASAYAHRQYLIVTLKSTWLGQPTGSLLAFDFDAFLAGDRTHEVLFTPDARTALAGHTWTRNHLLLETMRDVSTHIEVLTPASDGGGWTREPLVGVPALSAVSIVDTDPDVSDEYFLDVSGFLQPSTLHHGRIGAGSEALKQAPHHFDPAGLTVDQHFATSRDGTRVPYFVVGPDRATAPGPGPTLLYGYGGFEVSLTPFYGGVTGRAWLERGGTYVIANIRGGGEYGPDWHQAALGAERPRAFEDFAAVAEDLVARGITTPAMLGAKGGSNGGLLMGAMLTRHPELFGAIVAQVPLLDMTRFHKLLAGASWIAEYGDPDDEADRPHLLELSPYHRLAADRDYPPVLLMTSTRDDRVHPGHARKTAARLRELGHRVLFHENTGGGHAGAGDNEQAAHNSALVHTYLWQQLTGAGAEAEPGAGGGAGAEVPAIPGPLTATPTAAPAAPSGTGS
- a CDS encoding ABC transporter substrate-binding protein, with product MKSFRLSTAALLVPLALLASACTGASAAGSSSNSDGKGSLVLNVGDQKGGAEALLRAAGELDDLPYRITWSTFTSGPPLLEAVNAKAVDIGSVGNTPPVFAAGADSKITVISATHGDSAGEAILVAKDSSLRSVADLKGRQVAVAQGSSAHFQLISSLGKARLKLSDVRVTLLQPADALAAFTSGKVDAWAAWDPYTSQVLLSGKGRVLADGRGLVNGLGFQVAAPSALADPAKAKAIGDFVERLRRAQDWVFDHPEAWAKVWAKETGLPYDVALAAVRRSNGTRIPVALDDAAIASEQKIADTFAALGLIPRTFRFADYVDTRFNKDLPPSTTPARSYGRASS
- a CDS encoding iron ABC transporter permease yields the protein MAVTATTPATRPPTATSRTGAARVTAALVLLVVALAVVDITQGTAAVGAPEVWKALTGRADQADASVLIASRLPRVAAGLLVGAVLGMAGAALQAVSRNVLASPDTLAVNAGSYFALGLATVTGVSLPLLASSGIAFAGGLAAAAVVLGLSGLGAGTVRLVLAGSALTLGLTALTEGLLLLFPQQTDGLYHWNQGSIAQNGFDGVLQMLPIAVVGLVGLLLLARRIDALALGDDAARGLGVPVRATRLTAVVLAALLSTAAVTLAGPIGFVGLCAPALVRPLARRFRALTRTRGNLPVAGLTGAALVLGSDVLLRALVPSDVAVGVPTGIVTSLVGAVFLVVMACRTRDTAAAAAPDRLHIRSRAVFLTTTAVLVVVLVGVVIAAVLLGDARLLLGDVVNWLQGRAGRTTAFVLDTRVPRVLAALFAGAALALAGTLVQAVTRNPLAEPSILGVSGGAALGAVLLVTTVPMVGSWGVAGGAFAGAAVSSVLVFGLAARGGYQQNRLVLVGFGVATGAAALISLLIIITDPFNAIKALTWLSGSTYGRTLPDIVPLAAVLAVGVVVAAARRTELDLVSLDEDTPRLLGLNLGRGRLGFLVLAVLLAAAAVAAAGTIGFVGLVAPHAARALVGRQHARVVPVAVLLGAVLVCAADLVGRTVIAPAQLGAGMMTAVIGTPYFLYLLVRSRRG
- a CDS encoding ABC transporter ATP-binding protein, which produces MATDLHRAVTVQGLTRSFDGRPVVDGLDLTLRAGQFTALLGHSGCGKSTLLRVLAGLDREISGTVLVPRRRAVAFQAPRLMPWKRVWRNVLLGLPGKPGRAVAEKALAEVGLGHRAGAWPKTLSGGEAQRASLARALVRDPDLLLLDEPFGALDALTRIKAQRLVAELWRRRGCTVLLVTHDVDEALQLADRALVMRDGVIAYDTAVDLDRPRSPGDPALAALRTRLLAELGVSEAEFAEQAA
- a CDS encoding ABC transporter ATP-binding protein, producing the protein MQAAEQADATPRPRGHELSATGVTVAYEGVDVVHDAAMTLRPGEVTVLVGPNGSGKSTLLRTLARLQQPRTATLLLDGTTDGLALSPREFSRQVALLTQGRPTPSGLTVRDVVEFGRYPYRGRWGKADPDGSAAVDRALAMTGVTELAGRGAENLSGGQLQRVWLAGCLAQQTGVLLLDEPTTYLDLRYQVELLDLMRDLADDHGIAVGAVLHDLDQAAAVADRIFLLDAGRVVAEGSPSDVLTPERLTDTYGIRIEVDTDPLTGRLRTRAIGRHHSRSERLSTTS